The following coding sequences lie in one Arachis hypogaea cultivar Tifrunner chromosome 9, arahy.Tifrunner.gnm2.J5K5, whole genome shotgun sequence genomic window:
- the LOC140175035 gene encoding uncharacterized protein, whose protein sequence is MTQLMNINRQCYEKLASLDPKLWCKSHFTFLAKSDMLMNNISEAFNGRILEARDKPIITMFEWIRCYWMSRCRFWGLCGMPCPHACCAIFEKGDNPEDYCSNFYSPAAYVATYGNLVSPINGENMWSKVECDTIIPPIFRVKPGRPRMVRIREPDENRSQTNLRKMGSSVTCSNCGQYGHNRRHCSNPIVSGIMQI, encoded by the exons ATGACTCAGCTAATGAACATCAACCGTCAATGCTATGAAAAGTTAGCATCATTGGATCCAAAGCTCTGGTGCAAGAGCCACTTCACGTTTCTTGCTAAGAGCGACATGTTGATGAATAACATATCTGAAGCTTTCAATGGTAGGATCTTGGAGGCAAGAGACAAGCCCATAATTACTATGTTCGAGTGGATTCGGTGTTATTGGATGTCTCG CTGCAGATTTTGGGGGTTATGTGGAATGCCCTGCCCGCATGCTTGTTGTGCTATATTCGAGAAAGGGGACAATCCAGAAGATTATTGTAGCAACTTCTATAGCCCAGCAGCCTATGTTGCAACTTATGGTAACTTAGTTTCTCCAATCAATGGAGAAAATATGTGGTCGAAGGTTGAATGTGACACCATCATACCTCCCATCTTTAGGGTGAAGCCAGGAAGACCACGGATGGTGAGGATCAGAGAACCTGATGAGAACCGCTCTCAGACAAACCTTAGGAAGATGGGTTCATCTGTTACATGTAGCAACTGCGGCCAATATGGACATAATAGAAGGCATTGTTCCAATCCAATAGTGTCAGGTATCATGCAAATCTGA
- the LOC112710147 gene encoding uncharacterized protein — translation MASFKFSLAILPLLLLTFSSITCHIMIAEARNLMDSMPQPEVPKIPKPELPPFPKIPDIPKPELPKPEPLPKPELPSLPKVELPPPMSKPEIPKVPEIPKSVLPKVPKIFKPEIPKPELSKVSNIPEPALSKIPKPELPQTSETPKPELPNEVPEISKSEFPKFPEIPKPELPKVPEIPKPELPKVPEIPKPELPEVPEIPKPELPKVPEIPKPELPEVPEIPKPELPKVPEIPKPELPKVPEIPKPELPKIPEIPKSESPKFP, via the coding sequence ATGGCTTCTTTCAAATTTTCATTGGCAATTTTACCACTTTTGCTCTTAACTTTTTCTTCAATTACATGCCATATAATGATTGCAGAGGCACGCAATCTCATGGACTCTATGCCGCAGCCAGAAGTGCCAAAAATTCCGAAGCCAGAGTTGCCACCATTTCCTAAGATTCCAGACATACCAAAGCCTGAGCTCCCCAAGCCTGAACCTCTACCAAAACCAGAATTGCCTTCACTGCCTAAGGTTGAGTTACCACCACCAATGTCCAAGCCTGAGATACCCAAAGTTCCTGAAATTCCTAAGTCAGTGTTGCCTAAAGTTCCCAAGATTTTCAAGCCTGAAATTCCTAAACCAGAATTGTCAAAAGTATCTAATATTCCAGAGCCAGCATTGTCTAAAATTCCTAAGCCAGAACTACCTCAGACTTCTGAAACTCCAAAGCCAGAATTGCCTAATGAAGTCCCTGAAATTTCAAAATCAGAATTTCCTAAATTTCCTGAAATTCCGAAACCGGAATTGCCTAAAGTCCCTGAAATTCCAAAACCAGAATTGCCTAAAGTCCCTGAAATTCCAAAACCAGAATTACCAGAAGTCCCTGAAATTCCAAAACCAGAATTGCCTAAAGTCCCTGAAATTCCAAAACCAGAATTACCAGAAGTCCCTGAAATTCCGAAACCAGAATTGCCTAAAGTCCCTGAAATTCCTAAACCAGAACTACCAAAAGTTCCTGAAATTCCTAAGCCAGAATTGCCTAAAATTCCCGAAATTCCAAAATCAGAATCACCTAAATTTCCTTAA
- the LOC112710146 gene encoding probable serine/threonine protein phosphatase 2A regulatory subunit B''delta, with protein MKMEVDGNEAVLDLDLLELPEVPASALKSNAALLESLFDQWLSLPESNRLITTLLNEAKLKNETLNNLSNLSSKGLPPLSPKCTPSPTSLNRPATPRIDLCNNMKAASDDNIRQFYFEHGRPAPQEMIEECRFKIYELFNDYGEEAGHLMHMKEFKFVTKEVCDLPSFFSKVLFRKINNNENHDYLTKDAFYDYWINKNLLTCDKATKIYRILKKPELDYLTHDDFNPVLYELLETHPGLEFLKNTPDFQERYAETVIYKIFYYVNRSGNGRITLRELKRYGKTLIDAMDQVDEEDDINRVLRFFSYEQFYSTYCQFWELDSDNNFLIEKESLIRYGNHALTYRIVDRIFTEIPRKFTSKVEGRMSYEDFVYFVTAEEDKLAEPSLEYWLKCIDLDGDEVLTRHELQFFYEEQLHRMECLGLEPIYFEDILCMMFDMINPKNEGYITLRDLKGSKSSGHFFNTLFNLTKFLKVKVF; from the coding sequence ATGAAGATGGAGGTCGATGGCAATGAGGCGGTGTTAGACCTGGACTTGTTGGAGCTGCCGGAGGTGCCTGCTTCGGCTCTCAAGAGTAACGCCGCTCTTCTGGAGTCTCTCTTCGACCAATGGCTCTCTCTTCCGGAGAGCAATCGACTCATAACGACTTTATTAAACGAAGCAAAATTGAAGAATGAAACACTCAATAATTTGTCTAATTTATCATCAAAAGGTCTTCCACCTCTCTCGCCAAAATGCACGCCATCCCCTACTTCCTTGAATCGCCCCGCGACGCCGAGAATCGACCTCTGTAATAATATGAAGGCTGCTAGCGATGACAATATACGGCAGTTCTACTTTGAACATGGGCGTCCAGCACCACAAGAGATGATTGAAGAATGCAGGTTTAAGATCTACGAATTATTCAATGATTACGGGGAAGAAGCGGGACACCTTATGCATATGAAAGAATTCAAGTTCGTTACGAAGGAAGTTTGCGACCTGCCGTCCTTCTTCTCGAAGGTTCTGTTcagaaaaatcaacaataatgaaaatcACGACTACCTCACGAAGGATGCTTTCTATGATTATTGGATCAATAAAAACTTGCTGACGTGTGACAAAGCAACTAAAATATACAGAATTTTAAAGAAGCCAGAGCTCGATTACCTTACTCATGACGATTTTAATCCGGTGCTATACGAGCTTCTAGAAACTCATCCGGGGCTAGAGTTCTTGAAGAACACACCTGATTTCCAAGAAAGATACGCAGAAACCgtaatatacaaaatattttactACGTGAATAGATCGGGTAACGGTCGAATTACACTGCGAGAGCTGAAGCGTTATGGCAAAACCTTGATTGATGCAATGGATCAAGTTGACGAAGAAGATGACATTAATAGGGTTTTGAGATTCTTCTCTTATGAACAATTCTACTCTACATACTGCCAGTTTTGGGAGCTGGATTCGGACAACAATTTCTTGATAGAAAAAGAAAGCCTTATCAGATACGGTAACCATGCTCTTACCTATCGAATCGTGGACAGAATATTCACCGAGATTCCAAGAAAATTTACCAGTAAGGTTGAAGGAAGGATGAGTTATGAAGATTTTGTTTACTTCGTGACTGCTGAAGAGGATAAATTAGCTGAACCAAGCCTTGAGTATTGGTTAAAGTGCATCGATCTAGATGGAGATGAAGTTCTAACAAGGCATGAACTGCAATTTTTCTATGAAGAGCAATTGCATCGAATGGAGTGTTTGGGACTTGAGCCTATATATTTTGAGGATATATTGTGCATGATGTTTGACATGATTAACCCTAAGAATGAGGGTTATATCACTCTGCGTGACCTCAAAGGTAGTAAAAGCTCTGGACATTTTTTCAATACCCTGTTCAATCTAACTAAATTTCTCAAGGTTAAGGTGTTTTAG